From one Nocardioides sp. Kera G14 genomic stretch:
- a CDS encoding class II 3-deoxy-7-phosphoheptulonate synthase: MSTIPSLEELHALGAAQQPNYPDPDALAKVVGKLRSVPPLVFAGECDELTDKIAAVTRGEAFILQGGDCAETLEGATADNVRAKLRVLLQMAVVLTYASSVPVVKIGRLAGQYAKPRSKDTETRVGPEGPVTLPAYRGDAVNGFDFTPESRMPDPQRLLDVYHASASTLNLARAFVTGGYADLRQVHTWNQDFIKDSPFASRYEALAGEIDRAMAFMQAIGVADADEFHRADFASSHEALVLEYEHALTRIDSRTEEPYDVSGHFVWIGERTRQLSGAHVELLSRIKNPIGVKLGPTTSPDDAIALASKLNPANSPGRLTFITRFGASKIRDGLPPIIEKVTAEGLQVAWITDPMHGNTFEASSGYKTRSFDDVLDEVQGFFDVHRSLGTWPGGLHVELTGDNVTECVGGGEQLSDADLATRYESVCDPRLNRVQSLEMAFLVADMLRKA, from the coding sequence GTGAGTACGATCCCCAGCCTCGAGGAGCTGCACGCCCTCGGTGCCGCCCAGCAGCCGAACTACCCCGATCCCGACGCCCTCGCCAAGGTCGTCGGTAAGCTGCGCTCGGTGCCGCCGCTGGTCTTTGCGGGCGAGTGTGACGAGCTCACGGACAAGATCGCGGCCGTCACCCGCGGCGAGGCCTTCATCCTGCAGGGCGGCGACTGCGCCGAGACGCTCGAGGGTGCGACCGCCGACAACGTCCGCGCCAAGCTGCGCGTCCTGCTGCAGATGGCCGTCGTCCTGACCTACGCCTCCTCGGTGCCGGTGGTGAAGATCGGGCGACTCGCGGGGCAGTACGCGAAGCCGCGCTCCAAGGACACCGAGACCAGGGTCGGCCCCGAGGGACCCGTCACCCTGCCGGCGTACCGCGGCGACGCCGTCAACGGCTTCGACTTCACTCCCGAGTCGCGCATGCCCGACCCGCAGCGACTCCTCGACGTCTACCACGCCTCGGCCTCGACGCTGAACCTCGCGCGCGCCTTCGTCACCGGTGGGTACGCCGACCTCCGCCAGGTCCACACCTGGAACCAGGACTTCATCAAGGACAGCCCGTTCGCCTCGCGCTACGAGGCGCTGGCCGGCGAGATCGACCGCGCGATGGCCTTCATGCAGGCGATCGGCGTGGCCGACGCCGACGAGTTCCACCGCGCCGACTTCGCCTCCTCGCACGAGGCCCTCGTGCTGGAGTACGAGCACGCGCTGACGCGGATCGACTCCCGGACCGAGGAGCCGTACGACGTCTCCGGTCACTTCGTCTGGATCGGGGAGCGCACCCGCCAGCTGTCCGGTGCCCATGTGGAGCTGCTCTCGCGGATCAAGAACCCGATCGGCGTGAAGCTCGGCCCGACCACGTCGCCCGACGACGCCATCGCGCTGGCCTCGAAGCTCAACCCGGCCAACAGCCCCGGCCGCCTGACCTTCATCACCCGCTTCGGTGCCTCCAAGATCCGCGACGGACTCCCGCCGATCATCGAGAAGGTCACGGCTGAGGGGCTCCAGGTCGCCTGGATCACCGACCCGATGCACGGCAACACGTTCGAGGCCTCGTCGGGCTACAAGACCCGCTCCTTCGACGACGTGCTCGACGAGGTCCAGGGCTTCTTCGACGTGCACCGCTCACTCGGCACCTGGCCCGGCGGTCTGCACGTCGAGCTCACCGGTGACAACGTCACCGAGTGCGTCGGCGGCGGCGAGCAGCTCTCCGACGCCGACCTGGCCACGCGTTACGAGTCGGTCTGCGACCCGCGCCTCAACCGGGTGCAGTCGTTGGAGATGGCGTTCCTCGTGGCGGACATGCTGCGCAAAGCATGA
- a CDS encoding NADP-dependent oxidoreductase, translating to MSARTVTVIRAHELGDPEVMKPETDELGDPAPDEVQVETRAIGVNPIDLKQRSGFKYSEPAPLPFTPGQEVAGVVTAVGDLVTEFVAGDEVLAFRVKGGYATALNVPASDVFGKPATLSWEEAGGLLLVGVTAVHALEKVGVGDGDRVLVHGASGSVGQLLIQLANARGATVVGTASPRNHDLLSQLGATPIPYGDGLLERASEVGPFDAAIDLAGTAEAFDVSLALVADKDRITTIIGGPHAEEAGVQKIGGGPGSDLGVELRNAARADLVALAGEGRLQVPIVKTFPLTEAVEAHRFVGEGHAAGKVILLP from the coding sequence GTGAGTGCGCGCACCGTGACCGTCATCCGGGCCCATGAACTGGGCGATCCCGAGGTCATGAAGCCGGAGACCGACGAGCTCGGCGACCCGGCTCCCGACGAGGTCCAAGTCGAGACCCGCGCGATCGGAGTCAACCCGATCGACCTCAAACAGCGCAGCGGGTTCAAGTACTCCGAGCCGGCTCCCCTGCCCTTCACACCGGGCCAGGAGGTGGCCGGCGTCGTCACCGCCGTCGGCGACCTGGTGACCGAGTTCGTGGCGGGTGATGAGGTGTTGGCCTTCCGAGTGAAGGGCGGCTACGCGACCGCACTCAACGTGCCTGCCTCGGACGTCTTCGGCAAGCCCGCGACCCTCTCCTGGGAGGAGGCGGGCGGTCTGCTGCTCGTCGGCGTCACCGCCGTCCACGCGCTGGAGAAGGTCGGAGTCGGCGACGGTGACCGGGTCCTCGTCCACGGCGCCTCGGGCAGCGTGGGGCAGCTGCTCATCCAGCTCGCCAACGCCCGCGGCGCCACCGTGGTCGGCACCGCATCACCACGCAACCACGATCTGCTGTCGCAGTTGGGCGCGACGCCGATCCCGTACGGCGACGGCCTGCTCGAGCGCGCGAGCGAAGTCGGTCCCTTCGACGCGGCCATCGACCTCGCGGGCACGGCCGAGGCGTTCGACGTCTCGCTCGCGCTCGTGGCCGACAAGGACCGGATCACGACGATCATCGGCGGGCCGCACGCCGAGGAGGCCGGCGTCCAGAAGATCGGTGGCGGTCCGGGTTCCGATCTCGGCGTGGAGCTGCGCAACGCCGCCCGCGCCGACCTCGTCGCCCTTGCCGGCGAGGGCCGACTGCAGGTGCCGATCGTGAAGACCTTCCCGCTCACGGAGGCCGTCGAGGCGCACCGCTTCGTCGGCGAGGGCCACGCCGCCGGCAAGGTCATCCTCCTGCCCTGA
- the glpK gene encoding glycerol kinase GlpK — protein sequence MSVLAIDAGTTGMTALIVDETGRIAARGYQEFPQHFPQPGWVEHSPEEIWAATLAAVTAATRSFSGELTALGITNQRETIVLWDRETLGSPRRAIVWQDRRTASICERLKEEGHEERVTELTGLRLDPYFSGTKLVWIQENEPHTWALVESGRYAIGTIDSYLIARMTRGLHHVTDVSNASRTLLFDLERGDWSDELCGLFGVPRDALPDLVPNWGADITTDPRTFLGLTLPICGQAGDQQSALFGQACFEVGDSKCTYGTGSFILTNTGSSIERSDAGLLSTAAWRSPEGEMTYAVEGAIFVTGAAVQWLRDGLGIIGSAAETEAIARSVEDSGDVVFVPALTGLGAPYWDPHARGTIVGLTRGTTKAHLVRATLEAIAFEVRDVLETMPALSNLRVDGGAAANDLLCQLQADQVGVPVSRPTQVETTGLGAAFLAGLGSGVWSSFDEIRETWSVDRTFDPTLGREHADAAYAKWQDAVSRSRNWA from the coding sequence ATGAGCGTGCTCGCGATCGATGCCGGTACCACCGGCATGACTGCACTGATCGTCGACGAGACCGGCCGGATCGCCGCTCGGGGTTACCAGGAGTTCCCGCAGCACTTCCCTCAGCCGGGCTGGGTGGAGCACTCGCCCGAGGAGATCTGGGCCGCGACCCTCGCGGCCGTCACCGCCGCCACCAGGTCCTTCAGCGGCGAGTTGACTGCGTTGGGCATCACCAACCAGCGCGAGACGATCGTGCTCTGGGACCGGGAGACGCTCGGCTCGCCGCGTCGCGCGATCGTCTGGCAGGACCGCCGCACCGCATCGATCTGCGAGCGGCTCAAGGAGGAGGGCCACGAGGAGCGGGTCACCGAGCTCACCGGCCTGCGCCTCGACCCCTACTTCAGCGGGACCAAGCTGGTCTGGATCCAGGAGAACGAGCCGCACACGTGGGCGCTCGTGGAGTCCGGCCGCTATGCGATCGGCACGATCGACTCCTACCTCATCGCACGCATGACGCGCGGCCTGCACCACGTCACCGACGTCTCCAACGCGAGCCGGACACTGCTCTTCGACCTCGAACGTGGCGACTGGTCCGACGAGCTCTGCGGCCTCTTCGGGGTGCCGCGCGACGCCCTGCCCGACCTCGTCCCGAACTGGGGCGCCGACATCACGACCGACCCGCGCACCTTCCTGGGACTCACCCTGCCCATCTGTGGCCAGGCCGGTGACCAGCAGTCGGCCCTCTTCGGCCAAGCGTGCTTCGAGGTCGGTGACTCCAAGTGCACCTACGGGACCGGCTCGTTCATCCTCACCAACACCGGCTCGTCGATCGAGAGGTCCGACGCGGGCCTCCTCTCCACCGCCGCCTGGCGCTCGCCCGAGGGCGAGATGACGTACGCCGTCGAGGGCGCGATCTTCGTGACCGGAGCTGCCGTGCAGTGGCTCCGTGACGGTCTGGGGATCATCGGGTCCGCCGCCGAGACCGAGGCGATCGCCCGGTCCGTCGAGGACTCCGGCGACGTCGTCTTCGTGCCGGCGCTGACCGGTCTGGGGGCGCCGTACTGGGATCCGCATGCGCGCGGCACGATCGTCGGCCTCACCCGCGGCACCACGAAGGCGCATCTCGTCCGGGCCACGCTGGAGGCCATCGCCTTCGAGGTGCGCGACGTGCTCGAGACCATGCCTGCGCTCAGCAACCTGAGGGTCGACGGCGGCGCCGCCGCCAACGACCTGCTCTGCCAACTGCAGGCCGACCAGGTCGGCGTGCCGGTCTCCCGGCCGACCCAGGTCGAGACGACCGGGCTCGGCGCGGCCTTCCTCGCCGGACTGGGCTCAGGCGTGTGGAGCTCGTTCGACGAGATTCGCGAGACCTGGTCGGTCGACCGGACCTTCGACCCGACCCTCGGGCGCGAGCACGCCGATGCGGCCTACGCGAAGTGGCAGGACGCGGTCAGCCGCTCACGCAACTGGGCCTAG
- a CDS encoding lysophospholipid acyltransferase family protein: MFERLFYGTLKWMAIGPWLKLVFRPRWQGSDHVPTSGPAILASNHLSYSDWLFMPLGLPRMVRFVAKAEYFTEPGIKGRFKKLFFGGTGNVPIDRGGASAAEGALIAAKKVLAEGELFGIYPEGTRSHDGKLYRGRTGVARLALETGVPVIPVAVIGTDVIAPPGKAFGRIVRPTVRFGKPLDFSRYAGMENDRFILRAITDEIMYEILKLSDQEYVDMYASEAKKLSKEQKAA, translated from the coding sequence GTGTTCGAGCGACTCTTCTACGGAACGTTGAAGTGGATGGCCATCGGCCCGTGGCTGAAGCTCGTCTTCCGTCCGCGCTGGCAGGGCAGCGACCACGTCCCGACCAGCGGCCCCGCGATCCTCGCGAGCAACCACCTGTCGTACTCCGACTGGCTCTTCATGCCGCTCGGCCTGCCGCGGATGGTGCGCTTCGTCGCGAAGGCCGAGTACTTCACGGAGCCGGGCATCAAGGGACGCTTCAAGAAGCTCTTCTTCGGCGGCACCGGCAACGTGCCGATCGACCGCGGCGGCGCCTCTGCCGCCGAGGGCGCGCTGATCGCCGCCAAGAAGGTGCTGGCGGAGGGTGAGCTCTTCGGCATCTACCCCGAGGGCACCCGCTCGCACGACGGGAAGCTCTACCGCGGCCGTACCGGCGTCGCCCGCCTCGCACTCGAGACCGGTGTGCCGGTCATCCCCGTCGCCGTCATCGGCACCGACGTGATCGCCCCTCCGGGCAAGGCCTTCGGCCGGATCGTCCGGCCGACCGTCCGCTTCGGCAAGCCGCTGGACTTCTCCCGCTACGCCGGCATGGAGAACGACCGCTTCATCCTCCGCGCCATCACTGACGAGATCATGTACGAGATCCTCAAGCTCTCCGACCAGGAGTACGTCGACATGTACGCCTCTGAGGCGAAGAAGCTGTCCAAGGAGCAGAAGGCGGCCTGA
- a CDS encoding alpha/beta hydrolase, with translation MTSTPPVLDSAQPLSLPARPELTGGVRIGVLVQHGFTGSPASMREWGQFLADQGYAVEVPRLPGHGTTWQDLNTKRWPDWYGEASRAFEKLAAENDKVVVAGLSMGGALVLRLAADHPQQVAGVVIVNPIMKTDRFDVKLLPVLKHVIPGLKGIGSDIKKEGVVEASYTHTPLKAIHSLFQALKLLRADLPKVTAPVLYLRSTIDHVVDGASEPAILSGISSTDVTVVRLENSFHVATMDHDAEQIHKESAAFIARVV, from the coding sequence GTGACCTCCACCCCACCCGTGCTGGACTCTGCCCAGCCGCTGTCCCTCCCCGCCCGCCCCGAGCTCACGGGAGGCGTGCGGATCGGCGTCCTCGTCCAGCACGGCTTCACCGGCTCCCCCGCCTCGATGCGGGAGTGGGGCCAGTTCCTGGCCGATCAGGGGTACGCCGTCGAGGTGCCGCGACTCCCCGGCCACGGCACCACGTGGCAGGACCTCAACACCAAGCGCTGGCCGGACTGGTACGGCGAGGCGAGCCGGGCCTTCGAGAAGCTGGCCGCCGAGAACGACAAGGTCGTGGTCGCCGGGCTGTCGATGGGCGGCGCCCTCGTGCTGCGCCTGGCAGCCGACCATCCCCAGCAGGTGGCCGGCGTCGTGATCGTGAACCCGATCATGAAGACCGACCGCTTCGACGTGAAGCTGCTTCCGGTGCTCAAGCACGTCATCCCGGGCCTCAAGGGCATCGGCAGCGACATCAAGAAGGAGGGCGTCGTCGAGGCGTCCTACACGCACACCCCGCTCAAGGCGATCCACTCGCTCTTCCAGGCGCTCAAGCTCCTGCGCGCCGACCTGCCCAAGGTCACGGCGCCGGTCCTCTACCTCCGGTCGACGATCGACCACGTGGTCGACGGCGCGTCCGAGCCCGCGATCCTCTCCGGCATCAGCTCCACCGACGTCACCGTCGTACGACTGGAGAACAGCTTCCACGTCGCGACGATGGACCACGATGCGGAGCAGATCCACAAGGAGTCCGCGGCGTTCATCGCGCGGGTAGTCTGA
- a CDS encoding ROK family protein, giving the protein MSITIGVDIGGTKVLAAEVLPDGTVARTARRSTPGRLVPVEVVEDALTEAVLEVADGRRIDAVGLAAAGFVDAAGEKVMFAPHLPWRLDPARARLELRWGVPVALDNDANCAARAEFSYGVARGHTDVVMVNLGTGIGGGIVLGGTLMRGHNGMAGEFGHMQVVPDGRECECGRRGCWEQYCSGNALVREFRRQGGAEGLTGPMITEAAQSGDRLARAAFDEIGRWLGVGLANLTAAFDPELVVVGGGVSAAGDLLLGPAVEAFGSSLVGAEHRDLPDVRRARFLNDAGVIGAADMARTEAIRPMFRRRRGELVKRARRRERLRRFLAPLDPAEAARIAEVRAARRRPRGRRAP; this is encoded by the coding sequence ATGAGCATCACGATCGGCGTCGACATCGGTGGGACCAAGGTGCTCGCCGCCGAGGTCCTCCCCGACGGCACCGTCGCCCGCACGGCCCGTCGCTCGACGCCGGGTCGGCTCGTGCCCGTCGAGGTGGTCGAGGACGCCCTGACCGAGGCCGTCCTCGAGGTCGCCGACGGCCGCCGCATCGACGCGGTCGGCCTGGCCGCAGCAGGATTCGTCGACGCGGCGGGCGAGAAGGTGATGTTCGCGCCCCACCTGCCGTGGCGGCTCGACCCCGCCCGTGCCCGGCTCGAGCTCCGCTGGGGCGTCCCGGTGGCGCTCGACAACGACGCCAACTGTGCCGCCCGAGCCGAGTTCTCCTACGGCGTTGCGCGGGGCCACACCGATGTCGTGATGGTCAACCTCGGCACGGGAATCGGCGGAGGAATCGTCCTCGGCGGCACCCTCATGCGTGGGCACAACGGCATGGCCGGCGAGTTCGGCCACATGCAGGTCGTCCCCGACGGCCGTGAGTGCGAGTGCGGCCGCCGCGGCTGTTGGGAGCAGTACTGCTCAGGCAACGCCCTCGTCCGCGAGTTCCGCCGGCAGGGCGGCGCCGAGGGTCTCACCGGCCCGATGATCACGGAGGCCGCCCAGTCGGGGGACCGGCTGGCGCGGGCCGCCTTCGACGAGATCGGCCGCTGGCTCGGCGTCGGACTGGCCAACCTCACCGCCGCCTTCGACCCCGAGCTCGTCGTGGTCGGCGGCGGCGTGAGCGCTGCGGGCGACCTCCTCCTCGGTCCGGCGGTCGAGGCGTTCGGCAGCTCGCTCGTGGGTGCCGAACACCGCGACCTTCCCGACGTACGCCGGGCTCGATTCCTCAATGACGCCGGCGTCATCGGCGCGGCGGACATGGCGCGCACCGAGGCGATCCGTCCGATGTTCCGCCGCCGCCGTGGCGAGCTGGTCAAGCGTGCCCGCCGGCGCGAGCGGCTGCGTCGCTTCCTCGCCCCGCTGGATCCGGCCGAGGCCGCGCGGATCGCAGAGGTCAGAGCCGCGCGCCGTCGTCCCAGGGGTCGTCGCGCTCCTTAG
- a CDS encoding ROK family glucokinase, protein MSLTLGVDVGGTKILAGVVDDDGRILEQVRVTSPATDAGAITAAIVGLVKDLTGRHQIEAVGVGAAGYIDRGRSTVMFAPNIAWRDVNLRTPIEEASGLPVVIENDANAAAWGEFAFGAAAEVESSLMVTVGTGVGGGIVLDGALQRGAFGVAAEIGHLRVVPGGLICGCGNHGCLESYASGSALVRYARDAADAGHAPGLLERAGGSVKAITGPLVTEAAQAGDEAAIAAFAELGRWLGEGIASLVAVLDPDVIVLGGGVSEAGDLLLEPTRAAFRSQLTGRGHRPEAELRLATLGNEAGLIGAADLARHR, encoded by the coding sequence ATGAGTCTGACCCTGGGAGTGGATGTCGGCGGGACGAAGATCCTCGCCGGCGTCGTCGACGACGACGGCAGGATCCTGGAGCAGGTGCGCGTCACCTCCCCGGCCACGGATGCCGGAGCGATCACCGCCGCGATCGTCGGGCTCGTGAAGGACCTCACCGGCCGGCACCAGATCGAGGCGGTCGGCGTCGGCGCCGCCGGTTACATCGACCGGGGCCGCTCGACGGTGATGTTCGCACCCAACATCGCGTGGCGAGACGTCAACCTCCGCACCCCGATCGAGGAGGCATCCGGTCTGCCCGTCGTCATCGAGAACGACGCCAACGCCGCGGCGTGGGGCGAGTTCGCCTTCGGTGCCGCGGCCGAGGTCGAGAGCTCGCTCATGGTGACGGTCGGCACCGGTGTCGGCGGCGGGATCGTCCTGGACGGTGCCCTCCAGCGCGGCGCCTTCGGGGTCGCCGCCGAGATCGGCCACCTGCGCGTCGTGCCCGGCGGCCTGATCTGCGGCTGTGGCAACCACGGCTGCCTGGAGTCCTACGCCAGCGGCTCCGCACTCGTCCGTTACGCCCGCGACGCGGCCGACGCCGGCCACGCGCCCGGCCTGCTCGAGCGTGCCGGCGGCTCGGTCAAGGCGATCACCGGCCCGCTCGTCACCGAGGCCGCGCAGGCCGGCGACGAGGCGGCGATCGCCGCCTTCGCCGAGCTCGGGCGCTGGCTCGGTGAGGGGATCGCGTCGCTCGTCGCCGTCCTCGACCCGGACGTGATCGTGCTCGGTGGCGGAGTCTCCGAGGCGGGGGACCTGCTGCTCGAGCCGACCCGTGCCGCCTTCCGCAGCCAGCTCACCGGTCGTGGCCACCGCCCCGAGGCCGAGCTGCGCCTCGCCACGCTGGGCAACGAGGCGGGACTCATCGGAGCCGCCGACCTGGCCCGCCACCGCTAG
- a CDS encoding DUF5304 family protein, which yields MSAEGPGEPQDPIGSAAEEAAKLLGALSGWAKDHGTGVSEHLATGAAECTYCPICRTVHVVREISPEVREHLATAAASLMQAFAGLVTAAASHATPPSTRGPGVEKINLDTTEWPES from the coding sequence GTGAGCGCGGAAGGTCCAGGAGAGCCGCAGGATCCGATCGGGTCCGCGGCCGAGGAGGCTGCGAAACTCCTCGGTGCGCTCAGCGGCTGGGCCAAGGATCACGGCACCGGCGTCAGCGAGCATCTCGCCACGGGCGCGGCGGAGTGCACCTACTGCCCGATCTGCCGCACCGTGCACGTCGTCCGCGAGATCAGTCCTGAGGTGCGCGAGCACCTGGCCACGGCGGCCGCCTCGCTGATGCAGGCCTTCGCGGGCCTGGTCACCGCCGCTGCATCCCATGCCACACCGCCATCCACCCGCGGTCCGGGGGTGGAGAAGATCAATCTCGACACGACGGAGTGGCCTGAGTCATGA
- a CDS encoding ArsA family ATPase: protein MRILLFTGKGGVGKSTVAAATAALAAAEGLRTLVLSTDAAHSLGDAFGAVVGPEPTEVARNLYVEQVDAQLRFEQSWADIQRYLLSVLDVAGMDPVAAEELTVIPGAEEVLALLELRLRARSGEWDVIVIDCAPTAETLRLLALPEALGWYMTRIFPMQRRLVKLLGPMLTKASGGVPMPGDTVFDAMQRLHDELLEVRDLLTGPDASVRIVLTPETVVVAEARRSWTMLSLYGYRVDGVVANRIFPSEGADDWRAGWVAAQQQVLSDVEASFAGLPVWRSVYRPREPVGVQALEALACEVFVDLADTDPFAPAAGEGPFTVTRTSTGAIAHLALPGATKEQVDLARNGDDLVVTVGSYRRLLTLPAGLARLRVSGARVEGGELQVRFEEAS from the coding sequence GTGCGGATCCTTCTGTTCACGGGCAAGGGCGGCGTCGGCAAGTCGACCGTCGCCGCGGCGACCGCGGCACTCGCGGCTGCCGAGGGCCTGCGCACCCTCGTGCTCTCGACGGACGCGGCCCATTCGCTGGGTGACGCCTTCGGCGCCGTCGTCGGGCCGGAGCCGACCGAGGTCGCCCGGAACCTCTACGTCGAGCAGGTCGACGCCCAGCTGCGGTTCGAGCAGTCCTGGGCCGACATCCAGCGCTATCTGCTCTCCGTGCTCGACGTCGCCGGCATGGACCCGGTGGCCGCCGAGGAGCTGACCGTCATCCCCGGCGCCGAAGAGGTGCTGGCGCTGCTCGAGCTCCGGCTGCGCGCACGCTCGGGCGAGTGGGACGTCATCGTGATCGACTGCGCCCCGACCGCCGAGACGCTCCGACTCCTCGCCCTGCCCGAAGCACTGGGCTGGTACATGACCCGCATCTTCCCGATGCAGCGCAGGCTGGTGAAGCTGCTCGGACCGATGCTGACCAAGGCGTCGGGCGGCGTCCCGATGCCGGGCGACACCGTCTTCGACGCGATGCAGCGGCTCCACGACGAGCTCCTCGAGGTGCGCGACCTGCTCACCGGTCCGGACGCCTCGGTGCGGATCGTGCTGACCCCCGAGACCGTCGTCGTCGCCGAGGCGCGGCGGTCCTGGACGATGCTCTCGCTCTACGGCTACCGCGTCGACGGCGTCGTGGCCAACCGGATCTTCCCGTCGGAAGGCGCTGACGACTGGCGTGCGGGCTGGGTGGCGGCGCAGCAGCAGGTGCTCTCCGACGTCGAGGCCTCCTTCGCCGGGCTGCCCGTGTGGCGCTCGGTCTACCGGCCGCGCGAGCCCGTCGGCGTACAGGCTCTGGAGGCGCTGGCCTGCGAGGTCTTCGTCGACCTCGCCGACACGGACCCGTTCGCCCCCGCCGCCGGCGAGGGCCCCTTCACCGTCACGCGTACGTCGACCGGCGCGATCGCCCACCTCGCCCTGCCTGGCGCGACCAAGGAGCAGGTCGATCTCGCCCGCAACGGAGACGACCTCGTCGTGACGGTGGGGTCCTATCGGAGACTATTGACCCTTCCGGCAGGCTTGGCGCGACTCCGGGTCTCCGGGGCCCGGGTCGAGGGAGGCGAGCTGCAGGTGCGTTTCGAGGAGGCGTCGTGA
- a CDS encoding SRPBCC family protein has protein sequence MAEQTSSSIIVAASPAAVMEVIADFPHYPAWIKGMKSAEVVATSGDHPERAERVRFVLDVPPIKDSYTLAYDWKSPTEVSWTLVEATLLRSLDGVYRLRDLGSNRTEVTYVLTLDLNVPIIGMLKRKGEKILIETALKGLKTRVESLA, from the coding sequence GTGGCCGAACAGACCAGCTCGTCGATCATCGTCGCCGCCTCACCGGCCGCTGTGATGGAGGTGATCGCGGACTTCCCGCACTACCCGGCGTGGATCAAGGGGATGAAGTCCGCCGAGGTCGTGGCGACCTCCGGCGACCACCCCGAGCGTGCCGAGCGGGTGCGCTTCGTGCTCGACGTCCCGCCGATCAAGGACAGCTACACGCTGGCCTACGACTGGAAGAGCCCGACCGAGGTCTCCTGGACCCTGGTCGAGGCCACCCTCCTGCGCTCGCTCGACGGCGTCTACCGCCTGCGTGACCTCGGCAGCAACCGCACCGAGGTCACCTACGTCCTCACGCTCGACCTCAACGTCCCGATCATCGGGATGCTCAAGCGCAAGGGCGAGAAGATCCTGATCGAGACTGCGCTCAAGGGGCTCAAGACCCGCGTCGAGTCCCTCGCCTGA